GGCTCACCTGGGTCAACCAGGCCTATGCGCGGGCGACCGATACCGAAAGCGGGCCGCAGGCGGTGGCCAATGCGGCCGAGCTGCTGGAACCGGCCGACCGGGCCGAAGCGGCGCGCTGCCGCACGGCCCGCGAACCTTTCGCCCGGCGGGTGACCGCGGTTTCGGCCGGCGCCCGGCGCGTCTTCGACGCGATCGAGCGCCCGGCGGCGCGTGGCGCGGCCGGCCTGGCGGTCGACGTGACCGAGCTTGAAGCGGTGCGCGCGCAGTTCGCCGTCGAGATGGAAACCCACAAGCGCACGCTGGATCAGCTGGCGACCGCCGTTGCCATCTATGATGCCAACAAGCGGCTGGTCTTCCACAACGAGGCCTTCCGCCTGCTCTGGGATCTCGATCCGGCCTTCCTGCATCAGGTGCCGACCGACGGCGACGTGCTCGACAAGCTGCGCGAGCAGCGCAAGATTCCCGAGCAGTCGAATTTCCGCGAATGGAAGAAATCGCTGCACACGGTCTATGAGGCGATCGACACCGAGCCGCGCAGCCATGAATGGGTGCTGCCGAGCGGCCGGTTCCTGCGCGTCGTGCAGAACCCCGACCCCGCCGGCGGCGTCACCTATGTCTTCGAGGACCAGACCCGCCGCCTGCAGCTCGAGACCCAGGTCGCGGCCTTCGGCAAGGTGCAGCGTGAGACGCTCGACCATCTGGACGAGGCGGTCGCGGTGTTCGGTTCCGACGGCCGGCTGTCATTGCACAACCGCGCCTTTGCCACCCTCTGGGACATTGACCAGGACGTGCTCGAGGCGCGGCCGCATATCGACCAGATCGCCGGGCTGTGCATCCCCTATGTCAAGGATGCCAGCGCCTGGCCGGAGATCAAGACGGCGGTGGCCGCCCTCGACGACCAGCGCCGGCCGCAAAGTTTCCGCATCGACCGCAACGACGGCGCGGTGCTCGACGCGGTCACCGCGCCGCTGCCCGACGGCGCGACGCTGGTCACCTTCCGCAATGTCACCAATATGGTGATGGTCGAGCGCGCCCTGACCGAGCGCAACGAAGCGCTCGAGACCGCCGAGAAGATGCGCAACGACTTCGTCCACCACGTCTCCTATCAACTGCGCACGCCGCTCACGACCATTATCGGCTTCGCCCAGGTGCTCGACGACGCGGCGGTCGGCCCGCTCAACGACAAGCAGCGCGAATATCTCGGCTATATCGGCGTGTCGTCCTCGGCGCTTTTGTCGATCATCAACGACGTGCTGGATCTCGCCACCATCGATGCCGGCGTCATGCAGCTCGAACTCGGCGATGTCGATATTCGCGCCGCCATGCAGACCGCCGCCGACGCGGTGAAGGACCGGCTCGCCGAAGGCCAGGTCAGGATCGAGCTGCGCTCGGCCAAGGATATCGGCACGTTCCGCGCCGATGGCCAGCGGGTCCGCCAGGTGCTGTTCAATCTTCTGTCCAATGCCATCGGCTTCTCCGAGCGTGGTGGCATGGTGGTGCTCGACGCCACCCGCCAGGACGAGGAGATCGTCTTCAAGGTGCGCGACCAGGGTGCCGGTATCGCGCCGGAAATGATCGGCCGCATCTTCGACCGGTTCGAGACCAGGACGACCGGCTCGCGCCATCGTGGCGCCGGCCTCGGACTGTCCATTGTCCAATCCTTCGTCGCGCTGCATAAGGGCCACGTTTCCGTCGAAAGCACGCCTGGCCAGGGCACGCAGGTCAAAGTGACCTTCCCGGCCCATCTCGGCGATTATTCAAAGGCCGCCGAATGACCGATCCGTTGCGTCACTCCATCCTGCTCGCCAACGAGGCGGCGACGCGCCAGCTCGCCATGGATCTCGCCATGGCGGTGCAGGTCAATGATATCGTCACCTTGAGCGGCGAGCTCGGCTCGGGCAAATCGACGCTGGCCCGCGCGCTGGTGCGGGCGCTGGCCGAAGACGACAAGCTCGAAGTGCCGAGCCCGACCTTCGCGATCATCCAGCCTTATGACATCAAGCGCTTTCCGGTGATCCATGCCGATCTCTACCGGGTCGTTTCGCCCGACGAGATCACCGAACTCGGCTGGGACGACGTCTCGGAAAATGCCCTGCTGCTGGTCGAATGGCCGGATCGGCTGGGCGGCGCCCTGTCCGGCGACCGGCTGGAGGTGGAGCTGGCATCGAGCCCGGCCCATGGCCAGACCGCGCGCGCGGCAACCCTTGTCGGCCATGGCGGCTGGGCCCAGCGCCTGGCTCGCCTGGTGGCGCTGCGCGGTTTCATCGACAATGCCGGCTGGAGCGCGGCAACCCGCCGGCACCTGCAAGGTGATGCCTCGACCCGCTCCTACGAGCGGCTGATCGACGGCAAGCGCCGGGCCGTGCTGATGAACGCACCGCGCCGGCCCGACGGCCCGCCGGTCAAGAACGGCTTGCCCTATAGCCGCATCGCCCATCTCGCCGAGGACATGGTGCCCTTCGTGGCGCTGGCCGAGGGCTTGCGCGATGCCGGGCTGTCGTCGCCGGAAATCGAGGCGGTCGATCTCGACCAGGGTTTCCTGGTGCTCGAAGACCTCGGCGAGGTCGGCGTGGCCGCCGACGGCGCGCCGATCGCCGAACGCTACATGGCCGCGATCGACGTGCTGGCGCACCTGCATTCACGGCCGAGGCCGGATACGCTCGGCACGCCCAAGGGGCCCTACACGTTGCCGGATTACGACCGCGACGCCCTGGGCGCGGAGGTCGAACTCCTGCTCGACTGGTACATTCCGATGACCCAGGCACGCATTCCGGCGAGCGAAAAACATGTCTTCCTGAAGCACTGGGCCGACCTGTTCGCCGAAGTCGAGAGCGCCCCGAAGACCTGGACGCTGCGCGACTTTCATTCGCCCAACCTGATCTGGCTCGGCGAGCGCGACGGCATCGAGAAGGTCGGCCTGATCGACTTCCAGGATGCGGTGATGGGGCCGGCGGCCTATGACGTCGCATCGCTCCTGCAGGACGCCCGGGTCACCGTGCCGGAGGTGCTGGAACTGCAATTGCTGTCGCGTTACGCCACCGCGCGCCGGGCGGCCGATCCGCATTTCGACATGCCGGCCTTCGCCAGGCTCTACGCCATCATGGGGGCGCAACGCGCCACCAAGATCCTCGGCATCTTCGCCCGTCTCGACAAGCGCGACGGCAAGCCGCAATACCTCAAGCACATCCCGCGCATCTGGGCCTATCTGCACCGCTGCCTGGCCCATCCGGCGCTGGCCCAGGTCAAGCGCTGGGTCGACGATCGCGTGCCCAAACCGTGAGTCGTGCCGTGAGTCGTGCCGTCACTTCGATCAACACCGCCATGGTGCTGGCCGCCGGCCTCGGCACGCGCATGCGGCCGATCACCGACCGGATCCCCAAGCCGCTGGTCGAGGTCGCCGGCAAGACCATGCTCGATCACGTGCTGGATCCGCTCGCCGCGGCCGGCATCGAGACCGCGGTGGTCAATGTCCACCACCTGGCCGATCAGATCGAGGCAGCGGTGGCGCGCCGCGCCAGGCCAGCGATCGTCGTTTCCGACGAGCGCCAGGCCCTGCTCGATTCCGGCGGCGGCGTGGTCAAGGCCCTGCCGTGGCTGGGTGACAGCTTCGTCATCCGCAATGCCGACAGCTTCTGGACCGACCGGACGCAGTCGAACGTGACAAGGCTGATCCAGGCCTTCGATCCCGCGCGGATGGACACGCTCCTGCTGCTGGCCTCGCTCACCGACAGTGTCGGCTTCGACGGCGCCGGTGATTTTTTCCGCGACGATGCCGGACGCCTGGAGCGGCGCGGCAAACGGTCCACGGCGCCTTTCGCCTATGCCGGCGCGGCGATCATGCAGGCCGCCGATTTCGCCGGCCGGCAGCCGGGCGAAGCCTTCTCGCTCAACGACATGTGGAATGCGTCGATTGCCCGGGGCCGGCTCTTCGGCCTGCCGCTGGACGGGCTCTGGCTGCATGTCGGCACGCCCGAGGCGATCGGCGAAGCGGAAGCCGCGATCGCAGCGGCAAACTGAGGTTTCGCTTCAAGAGGCTTCCCTTCGGGCCCGGCCGGGTGTATTCCGCCGCCTCCTTTTCGCTTCCCCCCGGTCCGATCCCGGGAGAAGGACAAAAATCATGGCCAAACGTTTCGATACGGGCACCGGCCCGTCCCAAAGGCAATTGCGCGTCGGCGAACTGCTGCGCCACGCGCTCGCCGACGTGCTCTCGCGCGGCGAAGTGCACGACCCGGTGCTGACGGCCCATGTCGTCACCGTGCCCGAGGTGAAGATGTCGCCCGACCTGAAGATCGCCACCTGTTTCATCATGCCGCTGGGCGGCAAGGACAAGGAAGCGGTGATCGAGGCGCTGGCGCGCAACAAGCGCTATCTGCGCGGCGAGCTCGCCCATCGCACCAATCTGAAATTCGCCCCCGACCTGCGCTTCCGCATCGACGGCTCGTTCGACGAAGGCTCGCGCATCGATCGCCTGCTCGACAGCGATGCGGTGCGCCGCGACCTCGACCGCAAGGACGGCACCCAGGACGAGGACGAACGATGAACCAGCCGCGCTCGAAGAAGATCGACGTCCATGGCTGGATCGTGCTCGACAAGGATCTCGGCCAGACCTCGACCCATGCCGTCTCGGCGGTCCGCCGCCTGTTCAACGCCAAGAAGGGCGGCCATGCCGGCACGCTCGACCCGCTCGCCTCGGGCCTCCTGCCGATCGCGCTCGGCGAAGCCACCAAGACCGTGCCCTTCGTCATGGACGGCCGCAAGACCTATCGCTTCACGGTGACCTGGGGGTCGGAGACCACGACCGACGACACCGAGGGCGAGGTAACCGCCCGCTCCGACCTGCGTCCGAGCCGCGAGGCGGTCGAGGCGCTGCTGCCCCGCTATACCGGCACCATCATGCAGGTGCCGCCGAAATTTTCGGCCATCAAGGTCGATGGCGAGCGTGCTTACGATCTCGCCCGCGACGGCGAGGAGGTGACGCTCGCCGCCCGGCCGATCACCATCGACAGCCTGACCTTGGTATCGCTCTCCGAGACCTCGGCCGAGTTCGAGGCGGAATGTGGCAAGGGCACCTATGTCCGGGCCATCGCCCGCGATATCGGTCGCGACCTCGCCTGTTTCGGCCATGTCACCGCGCTGCGCCGCACCCGCGTCGGGCCGTTCGGCGAGAACGACACCGTGACGCTGGAGGAACTGCGCGAATTGCTCGACGGCAAGATCGACAGCCAGACCCTCGACGATGCCTTGCTGCCGGTCGAGGCGGCCCTGGCCGAGGTGCCGGAGGTGCAGGTGACCCGTGATGTCGCCGCGCGGCTGGTGCGCGGCCAGAGCGCCATTCTGCGCGGGCGCGACGCGCCGGTCGGCGGAACCGTATGGGTTTCCGCCGGTGGCGATCCGATCGCGGTCTGCGAAGTCGAGCGCGGCGAGCTGGTGCCGAAGCGGGTCTTTGTCTTCCAGGCGTGAATAAGTTTCACGCCTGCGTTGACGCGCCGGCTCGGCATGGCTATGACACGCGCCTCGCCCAGATGGCGGAATTGGTAGACGCGCACGGTTCAGGTCCGTGTACCGCAAGGTGTGAAGGTTCGAGTCCTTTTCTGGGCACCAATTCTCAAGCGCCCGTCCCTTGATCCAAGGGGCGGGCGTTTTTGCGTCAGGGGCGCCGGCGAAACCGCAAAAAGCCCGCGCCGATGGCTCGACGCGGGCTGGTTTGAGCGAGTCTTGACGCTCGACAATGGCGACCTGTGGGCAGGTCCTGCGGCAAAGAGCCGGAGCCCGCGCTCGATACGCTGAGTGGCCCGGTCGCCGTCCTTGAACCGGCTTCGATATCTCGCACTGCGTCGAGCACATCGGCAGTCGCAAGAGGTGGGGGAGAACGAGGAGACGGGGTGGCGTTCAGGAGGGTTTGATTTTTTCCGCCGCAACCTAGAGTGATGAGCTTGGGGGAAATCATGTCAGGTCCGTCGCTCGATACTGTCGTTTCGACCTTCGGCCAGAGCGCCAAGGCCAAGCTGTCTAATCCGGCCATCGCCGGCGCGCCGGAGGACCAACTCCGCAGTCCGCTTGAAGTCCTCATTGAGCAGGGGCTTGCGCCCATCGCCGGGCATGCAGTCGGCCAGGTGAGCCTCGTCGGCGAAACCGGCCTTGCCGACATTAAGACGCGGCCGGATTATGCAGTCACCGTTGGGAAAGTACTGGTTGGCTTTATCGAGCTCAAGGCGCCCGGTAAGGGCGCCGATCCCCGCAAATTCCAGGACCCGCACGACAAGGACCAGTGGGCGCGACTGAAGTCCCTCCCCAACCTCCTTTACACTGACGGCAATGCCTTCAGCCTATGGCGCGACGGAGCGCCCCAGGGGTCCATCATCCGTCTTGAAGGCGACGTGGAAATCTCCGGGGTCAAGTTGAAGGCGCCCGGTGAGCTCGTGGCCCTGTTCAGTGACTTCCTGTCTTGGAGCCCCATCCCGCCGAAATCGCCGAGGCGGCTCGCCGAGATCAGTGCCCGCCTCTGTCGGCTGCTGCGTGATGAGGTGAGTGAGCAACTCGAGCGTGGTAGCTCGGGCCTGACAGGCCTTGCCGACGACTGGCGGAAGTTGCTCTTTCCGCAGGCCGACGACGCCCAGTTCGCCGATGGCTACGCCCAGGCTGTGACCTTCGGCCTGCTGATCGCTCGCACCCGCGACATCTCACTCGCGGACGGCATCGAGCACGCTGCATCTGACCTGAAGAAATCGAACTCGCTCATCGGCACGGCGCTCGGCCTCCTGACGGACAATCCGGTCAACCAGAAGGCACTCGCCACCTCACTTGGCGCCATGACGCGCGTGCTGAACGAGGTGAATTGGGCGGAGGTCAGCAAGGATGACCCCGATGCCTGGCTCTATTTCTACGAGCACTTCCTTGAGGTCTACGACAACACCCTTCGTAAACGGACGGGCTCCTACTACACCCCGCCGGAAGTGGTGAACGCCATGGTTCGGTTTGTCGACGATGTGCTCCGCGGACCCCTGTTCGGACGTGCTGCCGGTCTCGCCTCGGCGGAAGTAACGGTGGCTGACCCCGCTGTCGGCACAGGCACCTTCCTGCTGGGCGTGCTTCGGAAAATTGCCGCCAATTGGCCTGCTGCCGGTTCCGTGGACACGTTCCTAAGCTAAATTCGCTTGGTTTTCGAACTCCATCGGACTGAGATAGCCGAGCGTCGAATGACGCCGGCGTGGATTGTAGAAGCGTTCGATGTAATCGAACACGTCAGCCTTGGCCTGATCGCGCGTGCGGTAGACCTTGCGAGCCGTACGCTCGGTCTTGAGCGAGGAGAAGAAGCTCTCCATTGCGGCGTTATCCCAGACGTTTCCGGAGCGGCTCATCGAACAGATGACGCCATTATCGGCCATCAGACGCTGGAACGGCGCGCTGGTGTATTGGCTGCCCCGGTCGGAGTGATGCAGCAGGGCGTCGGGCTTGCCCCGGCGCCAGATCGCCATCATGAGCGCATCGGTGACGAGTTGTGCCATCATCGACGCGTTCATGGACCAGCCAACCACCCGCCGCGAGAAGAGGTCGACAACCGCGGCCACGTAGAGCCAGCCTTCGGCCGTCCAGACATAGGTGAAGTCTGCCACCCACTTCTGGTTCGGCGCCGATGCCTGGAACTGGCGATCGAGCAGGTTTGACGCGATGCCGACGCTGACCCGCTCCCCCGTATCAGGGGGAAGGCCACGGCGCCGCGGCCGAGCGCGAAGAGCTTGACCGTGCATCAGACGTTCGATCCGGTGGAGCCCGCAGGAAACGCCATCGGCGAGAACGTCATGCCAGACCCGGCGAGCACCATAGGTTCTGTCGCTGGCAACGAAGCTCGCTCGCACCTTCGCGCCGATCGCCTCATCGTCCTTGGCCCGCTGGCTCGGGGACCTTGTGAGCCAGGCGTAGAAGCCAGAACGCGAGACCCCGAGCGCCTCACACAACCATGCCGTCGGCCAGATCCCCCGATGTTTCGCGACGAACCCGAATTTCATATCGAGTCCTTCGCGAAGTAGGCCGCGGCTTTTTTTAGGATATCTCGTTCGGCCTTGAGCTTGGCAACCTCGCGTCTCAGCCGCTCGATCTCCAACTGCTCGGGCTTCATCTGGCCCTGGCCGGGGAACGCCTGCTGCGGATCGGCCACAAAATCCTTGGCCCATTTGCGCAGCACGTTCTCATGCACATCCAGGTCGCGCGCCGCTTGCGCGACCGCAACCCCGCGCTCCTTGATCAGCTTCACAGCCTCGAGCTTGAACTCCCGGCTGAACTTTCGTCGTTGCATAGGCCACCTCCGGCTTCACAGTTGACACCCAAACTCGGTGTCCGTGAAACCGGCAGCAGGCCAAATGTCACCGCGGACTTGGGGCCGGGCGCGGTGAGGGGAGCTATTGCTGCGGCGGCCGACCGGCTGATCGGGTTCGAACTGCAATTCGGCCCCTTTGCTGTCGCCCAGCTTCGTCTCATCGCCGAATTCCAGACGCTGATGAAGGTCAAGGACAGTGAGACCTCGACCCTGCCGGCGTTGAAGCTCTTCATCACCGACACGCTTGGCAACCCTTACGTCGAGGACGAATGGCTACCGCAGTTCATGCAACCTATCGCGCGCTCGCGGCAGGAGGCCAACGCCATCAAGAAGGGCCAGCCGATCACCGTGGTGATCGGAAACCCGCCCTACAAGGAGAAGGCCGAGGGGCGCGGAGGCTGGATCGAGGCCGGCTCCGCCGGGCGCGCGGCACCTCTGGACTGGTGGCGCCCGCCCGCGGAATGGGGTGTTGGCGCGCACACCAAACATCTGAAGAACCTCTACATCTATTTCTGGCGCTGGGCGACCTGGAAGGTCTTCGGCACCGGCCATGCGGCAGCCGCCGGCCAGCCGGACAGGGATGAGGAGGGCATCATCTGCTACATCACGGTCGCCGGGTTCCTGAATGGCGAAGGCTTTGAGAAGATGCGGCAGGACCTGCGCCGGACCGCCTCCGCCATCTGGGTGATTGACTGCTCGCCGGAGGGCCACCAGCCGGAGGTCGCAACACGCATATTCCAGGGCGTGCAACAGCCGGTTTGCATCGTCGTTGCGGCCCGAAAGAAGGGCAAGCAGGCCGACGCGCCCGCGTCGGTTCAATATATCACCTTGCCCGAGGGCCGCCGCGAGGACAAGTTCTCAGCCCTCGCAAGGCTGTCGCTCGCAGACGGTGCGTGGGTCGCCTGCCCTACGGGCTGGCGCGAACCTTTTCTGCCAGCCGCCACCGGGCTCTGGGCCGAGATGCCGGCGCTCACCGACCTGTTCGTCTATGACGGGTCCGGCGTCATGCCGGGTCGCACCTGGGTGATCGCGCCGGATCGCGGGACCCTGTCGCGCCGCTGGGACCGGCTCATTGCTGAAAAGGATGCTGACAGGAAAGAAGTGCTCTTCCATCCGCATCTACGGGGAGGCGAGCCGGGGGACAAACATGTCCGCAAGGACCTTAAGAAGGGGCTGGCGAACCATGAGCAGAGGTTGTCACCAGTGATCAGCGAGACCCAGTCGGTCATCAAACCAGTGCGGTATGGGTTCCGCTCCTTGGACCGGCAGTGGATCATTCCCGATGCCCGGCTGATCAACCAATCGAACCCTTCGCTTTGGGACGACTATTCCGACAAGCAGGTGTTTCTGACCGCGCCAGACGACCGCTCGCCTTCGAACGGTCCGGCGCTGACATTTCTCGGCCTCATCCCGGACTTGCACCACTACAACGGCCGTGGTGGCCGGACCATGCCGCTCTGGCGCGATGCGGCGGCGAGCCTGACGAACATCCGCTCCGAGGCCCTTGCCTTCCTCGCTGAATCCTACGGCCGCGAGGTCACTCCCGAAGACGTCATGGCATATCTGGCCGCGCTCATGGCCCATCCGGCCTTTACGGAGCGCTTTGAGCGCGACCTAATACAACCCGGCTTGCGCGTCCCGCTCACCGCCGACGCCGGACTCTTTGGCCGAGCCGTAGAGATCGGCGGCGAGGTAGTCTGGCTGCACTGCCATGGCGAGCGCTTCGTCAACCCGGCCGCCGGCCGTCCGAAGGGTCCACCGCGCCTACCTGTGGAGGAGGGCCCCTTCCTTCCCGAGAGCGGCGCTATTCCCGGGGCTCCGGAGCCACTGCCCGACACGATCAGCTACGATGCCTCCACGCGCCATCTTATCATCGGCAAGGGCCATGTTGACCGGGTGACGCCAGCCATGTGGGCCTATGAGGTTTCCGGTAAACCAGTGATCCGCCAATGGTTCAGCTACCGCCGGCGCGATCGGACCCGCCCGATCATCGGTGATCGGCGGCCGCCCTCGCCCCTTGACGCCATCCAGCCCGACCATTGGCTAGCCGAATATGACAGTGACCTCATCGACCTGCTGCACGTCATCGGCCGGCTGGTGAAGCTGGAGCCGGCGCAGGCTGAATTGCTCAAAGAGGTTCTGGACAAGCCGCTGATCAGGCTTGAGACGCTGGCGTCCGACGCCGATCATGGGCTGTGATTCGGTCAGGATGCAGCAAAGGCTCCCATGGGTAAGGCACAGCTCGACATGTTCTCGGGTCAAGACGACCTGTTTCCGGTCGCGCCCACGTCCTATCGGGCCGACCCGGATCGGGTGCGCCGTCGGCTGGAGCGCATTCTGGCAGAGCTGAAGGCGGCCGGTTCAATGCCGTGGGATACTGAGAAGCGCCGCTATCACCAAACCGTCGTGCCGCAGATGACCCTCTGGCTGCCAGAGGGGGAAGCTGCCCAGTTCCGCCTCGTCTTCGATACCGAGATGG
This portion of the Phreatobacter stygius genome encodes:
- a CDS encoding PAS domain-containing sensor histidine kinase; this translates as MPVSDALRLLAPHEWAVLGLHVGVVIFGVVTGIGLLRTRARAAADELKARQEINALKLSLDRANELLTLDPHVVVVWGDDDEPEIAGDVALLIDLPAPRRVLAFGTWLAADKAAELDRAVELLRRAGTPFRQEFLTAEGRPVEAEGRPIGGRAVLRLRLMAGIREELAKLRERHGEFVRETETVRAFLSGLPMPVWIRDAEGRLTWVNQAYARATDTESGPQAVANAAELLEPADRAEAARCRTAREPFARRVTAVSAGARRVFDAIERPAARGAAGLAVDVTELEAVRAQFAVEMETHKRTLDQLATAVAIYDANKRLVFHNEAFRLLWDLDPAFLHQVPTDGDVLDKLREQRKIPEQSNFREWKKSLHTVYEAIDTEPRSHEWVLPSGRFLRVVQNPDPAGGVTYVFEDQTRRLQLETQVAAFGKVQRETLDHLDEAVAVFGSDGRLSLHNRAFATLWDIDQDVLEARPHIDQIAGLCIPYVKDASAWPEIKTAVAALDDQRRPQSFRIDRNDGAVLDAVTAPLPDGATLVTFRNVTNMVMVERALTERNEALETAEKMRNDFVHHVSYQLRTPLTTIIGFAQVLDDAAVGPLNDKQREYLGYIGVSSSALLSIINDVLDLATIDAGVMQLELGDVDIRAAMQTAADAVKDRLAEGQVRIELRSAKDIGTFRADGQRVRQVLFNLLSNAIGFSERGGMVVLDATRQDEEIVFKVRDQGAGIAPEMIGRIFDRFETRTTGSRHRGAGLGLSIVQSFVALHKGHVSVESTPGQGTQVKVTFPAHLGDYSKAAE
- the tsaE gene encoding tRNA (adenosine(37)-N6)-threonylcarbamoyltransferase complex ATPase subunit type 1 TsaE, which gives rise to MTDPLRHSILLANEAATRQLAMDLAMAVQVNDIVTLSGELGSGKSTLARALVRALAEDDKLEVPSPTFAIIQPYDIKRFPVIHADLYRVVSPDEITELGWDDVSENALLLVEWPDRLGGALSGDRLEVELASSPAHGQTARAATLVGHGGWAQRLARLVALRGFIDNAGWSAATRRHLQGDASTRSYERLIDGKRRAVLMNAPRRPDGPPVKNGLPYSRIAHLAEDMVPFVALAEGLRDAGLSSPEIEAVDLDQGFLVLEDLGEVGVAADGAPIAERYMAAIDVLAHLHSRPRPDTLGTPKGPYTLPDYDRDALGAEVELLLDWYIPMTQARIPASEKHVFLKHWADLFAEVESAPKTWTLRDFHSPNLIWLGERDGIEKVGLIDFQDAVMGPAAYDVASLLQDARVTVPEVLELQLLSRYATARRAADPHFDMPAFARLYAIMGAQRATKILGIFARLDKRDGKPQYLKHIPRIWAYLHRCLAHPALAQVKRWVDDRVPKP
- a CDS encoding nucleotidyltransferase family protein: MSRAVTSINTAMVLAAGLGTRMRPITDRIPKPLVEVAGKTMLDHVLDPLAAAGIETAVVNVHHLADQIEAAVARRARPAIVVSDERQALLDSGGGVVKALPWLGDSFVIRNADSFWTDRTQSNVTRLIQAFDPARMDTLLLLASLTDSVGFDGAGDFFRDDAGRLERRGKRSTAPFAYAGAAIMQAADFAGRQPGEAFSLNDMWNASIARGRLFGLPLDGLWLHVGTPEAIGEAEAAIAAAN
- the rbfA gene encoding 30S ribosome-binding factor RbfA; the encoded protein is MAKRFDTGTGPSQRQLRVGELLRHALADVLSRGEVHDPVLTAHVVTVPEVKMSPDLKIATCFIMPLGGKDKEAVIEALARNKRYLRGELAHRTNLKFAPDLRFRIDGSFDEGSRIDRLLDSDAVRRDLDRKDGTQDEDER
- a CDS encoding N-6 DNA methylase, which encodes MSGPSLDTVVSTFGQSAKAKLSNPAIAGAPEDQLRSPLEVLIEQGLAPIAGHAVGQVSLVGETGLADIKTRPDYAVTVGKVLVGFIELKAPGKGADPRKFQDPHDKDQWARLKSLPNLLYTDGNAFSLWRDGAPQGSIIRLEGDVEISGVKLKAPGELVALFSDFLSWSPIPPKSPRRLAEISARLCRLLRDEVSEQLERGSSGLTGLADDWRKLLFPQADDAQFADGYAQAVTFGLLIARTRDISLADGIEHAASDLKKSNSLIGTALGLLTDNPVNQKALATSLGAMTRVLNEVNWAEVSKDDPDAWLYFYEHFLEVYDNTLRKRTGSYYTPPEVVNAMVRFVDDVLRGPLFGRAAGLASAEVTVADPAVGTGTFLLGVLRKIAANWPAAGSVDTFLS
- a CDS encoding IS3 family transposase (programmed frameshift) → MQRRKFSREFKLEAVKLIKERGVAVAQAARDLDVHENVLRKWAKDFVADPQQAFPGQGQMKPEQLEIERLRREVAKLKAERDILKKGRGLLREGLDMKFGFVAKHRGIWPTAWLCEALGVSRSGFYAWLTRSPSQRAKDDEAIGAKVRASFVASDRTYGARRVWHDVLADGVSCGLHRIERLMHGQALRARPRRRGLPPDTGERVSVGIASNLLDRQFQASAPNQKWVADFTYVWTAEGWLYVAAVVDLFSRRVVGWSMNASMMAQLVTDALMMAIWRRGKPDALLHHSDRGSQYTSAPFQRLMADNGVICSMSRSGNVWDNAAMESFFSSLKTERTARKVYRTRDQAKADVFDYIERFYNPRRRHSTLGYLSPMEFENQANLA
- a CDS encoding type ISP restriction/modification enzyme, which translates into the protein MTPKLGVRETGSRPNVTADLGPGAVRGAIAAAADRLIGFELQFGPFAVAQLRLIAEFQTLMKVKDSETSTLPALKLFITDTLGNPYVEDEWLPQFMQPIARSRQEANAIKKGQPITVVIGNPPYKEKAEGRGGWIEAGSAGRAAPLDWWRPPAEWGVGAHTKHLKNLYIYFWRWATWKVFGTGHAAAAGQPDRDEEGIICYITVAGFLNGEGFEKMRQDLRRTASAIWVIDCSPEGHQPEVATRIFQGVQQPVCIVVAARKKGKQADAPASVQYITLPEGRREDKFSALARLSLADGAWVACPTGWREPFLPAATGLWAEMPALTDLFVYDGSGVMPGRTWVIAPDRGTLSRRWDRLIAEKDADRKEVLFHPHLRGGEPGDKHVRKDLKKGLANHEQRLSPVISETQSVIKPVRYGFRSLDRQWIIPDARLINQSNPSLWDDYSDKQVFLTAPDDRSPSNGPALTFLGLIPDLHHYNGRGGRTMPLWRDAAASLTNIRSEALAFLAESYGREVTPEDVMAYLAALMAHPAFTERFERDLIQPGLRVPLTADAGLFGRAVEIGGEVVWLHCHGERFVNPAAGRPKGPPRLPVEEGPFLPESGAIPGAPEPLPDTISYDASTRHLIIGKGHVDRVTPAMWAYEVSGKPVIRQWFSYRRRDRTRPIIGDRRPPSPLDAIQPDHWLAEYDSDLIDLLHVIGRLVKLEPAQAELLKEVLDKPLIRLETLASDADHGL